Below is a window of Georgenia soli DNA.
GTCCTCCCGGTGGCGCGGCCGCAGCCGGCGGTCTCCGAGCGCTTCCTGCTCGACGTGCATCTCGGCGCGCTGGCCCGTCGCCTGCGCCTCCTGGGCCCCGACGTCGCCTACGGCAACGACACCGCGGACGCCGAGCTCGTCGCCCGCGCGCTGGCCGAGGAACGCGTCCTGCTCACGCAGGACCACGCGCTGCTCCGCCGTCGTGCCCTGGTGCCCGCCCCCGCGCCCGACGGCAGCAGCCCGCTCGCGCGGGCGGCCCACGTGCGCGGCAGCGCGGTGACGGACCAGCTCGACGACGTCCTCGACCGGTTCGCGCCCCGCCTCGCCCCGTTCACCCGTTGCGTGGCGTGCGGCGGCGAGCTGGAGCCGGTCGCCGCCGACGAGGTGGCGCACCTGCTCGAGCCCGGGACGCTGCGCACGTACCGCGAGTTCCGGCGCTGCACCGGGTGCGGCCGGCCGTACTGGC
It encodes the following:
- a CDS encoding Mut7-C RNAse domain-containing protein — translated: MRDLRRGAAHPWVRLLVAPELRAFLPPRSRDDGGLDVPLDPGTPLTHLVPAAGVPLTEVGALRVVDGGVDGGAVDGAAPSGRPVGAAPEGAEVPPVHRPSPGEVVEVLPVARPQPAVSERFLLDVHLGALARRLRLLGPDVAYGNDTADAELVARALAEERVLLTQDHALLRRRALVPAPAPDGSSPLARAAHVRGSAVTDQLDDVLDRFAPRLAPFTRCVACGGELEPVAADEVAHLLEPGTLRTYREFRRCTGCGRPYWHGAHGRRLDAFVQQVLRRHG